A window from Desulfovermiculus halophilus DSM 18834 encodes these proteins:
- a CDS encoding tetratricopeptide repeat protein: protein MFTALWTKLTAFIRRPSPQPAGQHSLQVEGRSLPWQDTLAAIADLKKIQAEENGGFTIHLALGNLYRAQGDLDQAIATRSALLHHTELTSDQQGRVYLELGRDYKRSGLLDRAEEMFAQAEDIVGRDPVLLEELAGLATAARDHEQAANLFAEINRPTAQAHHVVQQAKALARKGDTERCAWLLRKALKVAPGSVEAWMERMIQAYDAAHWDLLSRYFTQGLSAVEPKLRFLLLEGLTQHMFTRRSPQELFSPVVPPEAGQVLIQVIAAHPPDVHLLYYGAWIHIQLGNAEQAKVHLQRCCELDPEFWPARLELLGLYAAENQLSPPCQEHLEYILLRGRQVKKFVCTQCGLKLDQIFFQCPRCRSWHSIAFLTTLDT from the coding sequence ATGTTCACGGCCTTATGGACCAAGCTGACAGCTTTTATCAGGCGCCCAAGCCCCCAGCCTGCCGGACAGCACTCCCTCCAGGTGGAAGGGCGTTCCTTGCCCTGGCAGGACACCCTGGCCGCCATCGCCGATCTAAAGAAGATCCAGGCTGAAGAAAACGGCGGGTTTACCATTCACCTGGCCCTTGGCAACCTGTACAGGGCCCAGGGCGACCTGGACCAGGCCATAGCCACCAGATCAGCACTTTTACACCACACCGAACTGACCAGCGACCAGCAGGGCCGGGTCTATCTCGAGCTGGGCAGGGACTACAAGCGGTCAGGGCTCTTGGACCGGGCGGAAGAGATGTTTGCCCAGGCCGAAGACATCGTGGGCCGGGATCCGGTCCTCCTGGAAGAGCTGGCCGGACTGGCCACCGCAGCCCGGGACCATGAGCAGGCCGCCAACCTCTTTGCCGAGATCAACCGCCCCACAGCCCAGGCCCATCATGTGGTCCAGCAGGCCAAGGCCCTGGCCCGCAAGGGGGATACCGAGCGCTGCGCATGGCTGCTGCGCAAGGCGCTCAAGGTCGCGCCCGGATCGGTCGAGGCCTGGATGGAGCGCATGATTCAGGCCTACGACGCCGCCCACTGGGATCTGCTCTCCCGCTACTTCACCCAGGGCCTGTCCGCAGTGGAACCCAAGCTCCGCTTCCTGCTCCTTGAGGGACTGACCCAGCACATGTTCACCCGGCGCAGTCCGCAGGAGCTCTTCAGCCCAGTGGTCCCGCCGGAAGCCGGCCAGGTCCTGATTCAGGTCATCGCCGCCCACCCCCCGGATGTCCATCTTTTGTACTACGGGGCGTGGATTCACATCCAGCTGGGCAATGCCGAGCAGGCCAAGGTCCATTTGCAGCGCTGCTGCGAGCTGGACCCGGAGTTCTGGCCCGCCCGGCTCGAGCTCCTGGGGCTCTATGCCGCCGAGAATCAATTGTCCCCGCCCTGCCAGGAACACCTTGAATATATCCTCCTCCGGGGCAGGCAGGTCAAAAAGTTCGTCTGTACCCAATGCGGCCTCAAGCTGG
- a CDS encoding HIT family protein → MERLWAPWRIEYILGPKPDECVFCLPADTGEDEERLVLYRGQTAFVIMNKFPYNNGHLMVTPFRHLSCLTELTSRENHEIADLVQACTSILNQAFSPHGINIGLNIGEAAGAGIEEHLHYHLVPRWTGDHSFMAVMSETMVIPEHLQSTYSRLKPYFDHVAAKA, encoded by the coding sequence ATGGAACGACTTTGGGCCCCGTGGCGCATTGAATACATTTTGGGGCCGAAACCAGATGAATGCGTCTTTTGTCTGCCCGCGGATACCGGGGAGGATGAAGAACGCCTGGTCCTGTACAGAGGCCAGACCGCTTTTGTCATCATGAACAAGTTCCCGTACAACAACGGACACCTCATGGTCACCCCCTTCCGGCATCTCTCCTGCCTCACCGAACTGACCAGCCGGGAGAACCACGAGATAGCGGACCTGGTCCAGGCCTGCACCTCAATCTTGAACCAAGCCTTCTCCCCCCATGGGATCAATATTGGACTGAACATAGGAGAGGCCGCCGGGGCGGGCATTGAGGAACATCTCCATTACCATCTGGTCCCCCGCTGGACTGGAGACCACTCCTTCATGGCCGTCATGTCCGAAACCATGGTCATCCCCGAACACCTGCAGTCTACCTATAGCCGCCTCAAGCCCTATTTCGATCACGTTGCCGCCAAAGCATAA
- a CDS encoding DMT family transporter, translating to MARTGHLKGDCLLLLTAMIWGSAFVAQKAGMEHVGPFIFNGVRFGLGALVLTPLALRTRGPQSVLRTAPRPPSLLLSSSLAGILLFAGSGLQQVGLIFTTAGKAGFISGLYVIMVPLLGLIWGHRAGTWTWIGACLAVLGLYLLTVKSSLGLGLGDGLILLCALMFALHVTAIGWLAPRVEVIRLAVLQFWVCSLLSLGVGLFFESTAWDDLLAAAVPILYGGLLSVGVAYTLQVVAQKEAPPTHAAIILSLETVFAVLSGCLILGETLSLKGWAGCSLMLCGMLAAQLDPAPGSEHADHLGAQTGSST from the coding sequence ATGGCCCGCACAGGCCACCTCAAGGGGGACTGCCTCCTGCTGCTTACGGCCATGATCTGGGGCTCGGCCTTTGTGGCCCAAAAAGCAGGCATGGAACATGTGGGCCCATTCATCTTCAATGGGGTCCGCTTCGGGCTGGGCGCCCTGGTCCTCACCCCTCTCGCCCTGCGGACCAGGGGCCCGCAGAGCGTTCTTCGCACCGCTCCGCGCCCTCCCTCCCTTCTGCTGAGCAGCTCACTGGCCGGCATCCTGCTTTTCGCCGGCAGCGGGCTGCAGCAGGTCGGACTCATCTTCACCACTGCAGGCAAGGCTGGGTTCATCAGTGGATTGTACGTGATCATGGTTCCCCTCCTGGGCCTGATCTGGGGCCACAGGGCAGGAACCTGGACCTGGATCGGGGCCTGTCTCGCTGTCCTCGGGCTGTACCTGTTGACCGTCAAATCCAGCCTTGGGCTCGGACTGGGGGACGGGCTCATCCTGCTCTGCGCCCTGATGTTCGCCCTGCATGTCACCGCCATCGGCTGGCTGGCTCCCCGGGTCGAGGTCATCAGGCTGGCTGTGCTTCAATTTTGGGTCTGCTCCCTGCTCAGCCTGGGCGTGGGCCTGTTTTTCGAATCCACCGCCTGGGACGACCTGCTGGCGGCTGCCGTCCCGATCCTCTACGGCGGCCTGCTCTCTGTGGGCGTGGCCTACACCCTGCAGGTTGTGGCCCAGAAGGAGGCCCCGCCTACCCACGCAGCCATTATCCTCAGCCTGGAAACCGTCTTTGCTGTGCTCAGCGGCTGCCTTATCTTGGGGGAAACCTTGAGCCTCAAGGGGTGGGCCGGATGCAGCCTCATGCTTTGCGGCATGCTTGCCGCCCAGCTGGATCCGGCCCCGGGCTCTGAGCATGCAGACCATCTGGGCGCTCAAACAGGTTCTTCGACGTAG
- a CDS encoding ABC transporter permease, with protein MFDLQGYGWILLKGAKLTIYVGVSSMALAVVLGLVGALGKLSRSSLIRFLLGCYTTIIRGIPELVLILLVYYGAPTLIQDICGLLGYDIYISLNPFVSGVATIGFIYGAFSTEVFRGAYMAVPRGQLEAARACGMNSVLTFRRITLPQMMRFALPGLGNVWMVLIKATALISVIQLPELMRNADIAARATHKPFTFFFAASLIYLGITIASNIIQQWAENRANKGVRRA; from the coding sequence GTGTTCGACCTCCAAGGCTACGGCTGGATTCTGCTCAAAGGGGCCAAGCTGACCATTTACGTAGGGGTCAGCTCCATGGCCCTGGCCGTCGTCCTGGGCCTGGTCGGCGCGTTGGGAAAGCTTTCCCGTTCCAGCCTGATCCGCTTCCTGCTCGGATGCTATACCACCATAATCCGGGGGATTCCGGAGCTGGTCCTCATCCTTCTGGTCTACTACGGGGCCCCGACCTTGATTCAGGATATCTGCGGCCTGCTGGGCTACGACATCTACATCTCGCTCAATCCTTTCGTGTCCGGAGTGGCCACCATCGGATTCATCTACGGGGCCTTTTCCACTGAGGTCTTCCGCGGGGCCTACATGGCCGTGCCCAGGGGCCAGCTCGAGGCCGCCCGGGCCTGCGGAATGAACTCTGTCTTGACCTTTCGACGGATCACCCTGCCCCAGATGATGCGCTTCGCCTTGCCCGGCCTGGGCAATGTCTGGATGGTCCTGATCAAGGCCACGGCCCTCATATCGGTCATTCAGCTCCCGGAGCTGATGCGCAATGCAGACATCGCCGCCAGGGCCACCCACAAGCCGTTCACCTTTTTCTTTGCCGCGTCCCTGATCTATCTCGGGATCACCATCGCTTCCAATATCATCCAGCAATGGGCGGAGAACAGGGCCAACAAAGGGGTGAGGAGGGCATAA
- a CDS encoding lipopolysaccharide assembly protein LapA domain-containing protein: protein MRYVKILVLVLFFFAAMVFFVQNTQILTESISLKFSVFALQWNSSPIPIYMYILIAFVLGVVISTAYFGLDKLRMNKEIKRTRHQMKSMQNELNSLRPTSPQVDSTQPEVSQSSAAQPLS from the coding sequence ATGCGCTATGTCAAAATCCTGGTCCTGGTTCTTTTCTTCTTTGCGGCTATGGTCTTCTTCGTCCAGAACACCCAGATTCTGACCGAGAGTATCAGCCTCAAGTTCTCGGTCTTTGCTCTGCAATGGAACTCCTCCCCGATTCCCATCTATATGTACATCTTGATTGCCTTTGTCCTGGGGGTCGTGATCAGCACAGCCTACTTCGGGCTGGACAAGCTGCGGATGAACAAGGAGATCAAGCGCACCAGGCACCAGATGAAATCCATGCAGAACGAGCTGAACTCACTTCGGCCCACATCCCCGCAGGTGGACAGCACCCAACCAGAGGTCAGCCAATCCTCAGCTGCCCAGCCTCTGAGCTGA
- a CDS encoding ABC transporter substrate-binding protein — translation MRRILGITIMLVCMLGLFAPWSQAQETVRIGTEGAYPPFNYIDQDGNLQGFDIDIAKALCDAADLKCTFVTQDWDGMIPGLLAKKYDAIIASMSITEERQQKVDFTNKYYQTPARFVKHEDMEVEISKEGLKGMTVGVQRATVSANFIHDNFGDTLKIKPYATQEEANMDLVSGRVDLLFADSVVLSEGFLSTPEGEDYEFVGPGYTDEEWFGEGIGIALRKDDDQLRKKLNQAIETIRENGTYKKINDKYFDFDVYGDE, via the coding sequence ATGAGGCGCATTCTCGGCATCACCATCATGCTTGTCTGTATGCTCGGACTTTTTGCACCCTGGAGTCAGGCCCAGGAGACGGTGCGGATAGGGACGGAAGGGGCCTACCCCCCTTTCAACTACATTGATCAGGACGGAAACCTGCAAGGCTTTGACATCGACATCGCCAAGGCCCTGTGCGATGCCGCTGATCTGAAGTGCACCTTCGTTACCCAGGACTGGGATGGAATGATCCCCGGCCTGCTGGCCAAAAAGTACGACGCGATCATCGCCTCCATGAGCATCACTGAGGAACGGCAGCAAAAAGTCGATTTCACCAACAAATACTACCAGACCCCGGCCAGGTTCGTGAAGCACGAGGACATGGAGGTCGAGATCTCCAAAGAAGGCCTCAAAGGGATGACCGTCGGTGTCCAGCGGGCCACTGTCAGCGCCAACTTCATTCACGACAACTTCGGAGATACGCTCAAGATCAAGCCCTATGCCACCCAGGAAGAGGCCAACATGGACCTGGTCTCCGGCCGTGTGGATCTGCTCTTTGCCGACTCCGTGGTCCTGTCTGAAGGCTTTTTGAGCACCCCCGAGGGAGAGGACTATGAGTTCGTCGGCCCGGGATACACAGATGAGGAATGGTTCGGCGAGGGGATCGGAATCGCCTTGCGCAAGGACGACGACCAGCTGCGCAAAAAGCTGAACCAGGCCATTGAAACCATCCGCGAAAACGGCACGTACAAGAAAATCAACGACAAGTATTTCGACTTCGACGTTTACGGCGACGAATAA
- a CDS encoding ABC transporter ATP-binding protein yields the protein MTTPCALFVDDLHKSFGSLEVLKGVSLTAHEGDVITMIGSSGSGKSTFLRCINLLEIPTSGRVYVGQEQIRMTTNRKGEPVPESRKQVDRIRTRLGMVFQHFNLWSHMTVLENITESPIHVLNMSKKEARNRGMAYLEKVGIADRSHYYPAQLSGGQQQRAAIARALAMEPEVLLFDEPTSALDPELVGEVLRVMQELTQEGRTMILATHEMAFAKDVSSHVIFLHAGVIEDEGPPESIFQHPSSERCRQFLSRFF from the coding sequence ATGACTACTCCCTGCGCCCTGTTTGTGGACGATCTGCATAAGAGCTTCGGCTCCCTGGAAGTTTTGAAAGGTGTCTCCCTCACCGCCCATGAAGGGGACGTAATCACCATGATCGGATCCAGCGGATCCGGGAAGAGCACCTTCCTGCGATGCATCAATCTCCTGGAGATCCCTACTTCCGGCCGGGTCTATGTCGGCCAGGAACAGATCAGGATGACCACCAACCGGAAGGGAGAGCCGGTTCCGGAAAGCAGGAAGCAGGTGGACCGCATCCGAACCCGCCTGGGCATGGTTTTTCAGCATTTCAACCTCTGGTCCCACATGACCGTCTTGGAAAACATCACCGAATCCCCGATCCATGTCCTGAACATGTCCAAGAAAGAAGCCAGGAACCGGGGGATGGCCTACCTGGAAAAAGTAGGGATCGCCGACCGGTCCCACTATTATCCGGCCCAGCTTTCCGGAGGACAGCAGCAGCGGGCGGCCATTGCCAGGGCCCTGGCCATGGAACCGGAGGTCCTCCTGTTCGACGAGCCCACCTCCGCCTTGGATCCGGAACTGGTGGGGGAGGTCCTGCGGGTGATGCAGGAGCTGACCCAGGAAGGGCGGACCATGATCCTGGCCACCCATGAGATGGCCTTTGCCAAGGACGTCTCTTCCCACGTCATTTTTCTGCATGCCGGGGTCATCGAGGACGAAGGCCCGCCGGAATCCATCTTTCAGCATCCCAGCTCAGAACGGTGCCGCCAGTTTTTGTCCCGGTTCTTTTAG
- a CDS encoding ABC transporter permease — MAVDLILDSLPRLLQGTWITVQITALSVVIGFCLAIPLAVLRVSSLRWVWMPVYAFIFYFRGTPLLVQIFLIYYGSGQFQDLLSQVGLWPLFQSAWFCAVLSLTLNTAAYSAEIFRGGIQGVPYGEVEAARACGMSGTLLYRRIILPKALRIAWPAYTNEVIFLLQASSLVSIITVMDITGVARIIAARSFAFYEIFLTAAALYLVLVYAVLFVFRRIEQRISAYLTVSS, encoded by the coding sequence ATGGCCGTGGATCTTATTCTGGACAGCCTGCCCCGCCTGCTTCAAGGCACCTGGATTACGGTGCAGATAACCGCGCTCAGCGTGGTCATCGGCTTTTGCCTGGCCATCCCCCTGGCTGTACTGCGGGTCTCCTCCCTGCGCTGGGTCTGGATGCCGGTCTACGCCTTTATCTTTTATTTCCGGGGCACGCCGCTTCTGGTCCAGATCTTCCTCATCTATTACGGCAGCGGACAGTTTCAGGACCTTTTATCCCAGGTCGGGCTGTGGCCCCTGTTCCAAAGCGCATGGTTCTGCGCCGTGCTCTCCCTGACCCTGAACACAGCCGCCTATTCCGCCGAGATCTTCCGCGGCGGCATCCAGGGGGTTCCCTATGGAGAGGTCGAGGCCGCCAGGGCCTGTGGAATGTCCGGCACCCTGCTCTACCGGCGGATCATACTGCCCAAGGCCCTGCGCATCGCATGGCCGGCCTATACCAATGAGGTCATTTTTCTCCTGCAGGCCTCATCCCTGGTCTCCATCATCACGGTTATGGACATCACCGGGGTGGCCCGGATCATCGCCGCCCGAAGCTTCGCGTTCTACGAGATCTTTCTCACCGCCGCCGCCTTGTACCTTGTCCTGGTCTACGCAGTCCTGTTTGTCTTCCGGCGGATCGAACAGCGCATCTCAGCATACCTCACGGTCTCTTCGTAA